From Oscillospiraceae bacterium, one genomic window encodes:
- a CDS encoding diacylglycerol kinase family lipid kinase produces MDCLQKKLLLIVNPTAGRMQAVRSIGKIKKILCDGGYTVSVHITSARAEATHLLAASAGDYDVVGCCGGDGTLNEVISGIMLSGKDVPIGYIPCGTTNDLAKSLGLPLSIFKAAGNLVTGDLYYEDIGEFQNRYFTYVASFGAFTRVSYETPQKDKNLFGHAAYLMGGLRSVGDIRPFRVKVTCDGETEEGEYIFGAVTNSTSVGGVMRLSDDQVNLRDGKFEVMLVRKPDTMQIGQLIDEAVNRHYDGKLISLHHASKIRFQSEVPLAFTLDGENGGEYTDCRAVNLQHAVRLILPR; encoded by the coding sequence ATGGACTGCTTACAAAAAAAGCTGCTTTTAATCGTCAATCCGACCGCAGGCCGAATGCAGGCTGTCCGCAGCATCGGGAAAATCAAAAAGATTCTTTGCGACGGAGGCTATACCGTCTCGGTACACATCACCTCCGCCCGCGCTGAGGCCACACACCTGCTTGCGGCTTCGGCGGGCGATTATGACGTTGTCGGCTGCTGCGGCGGCGACGGCACGCTCAACGAAGTCATCAGCGGTATCATGCTATCGGGAAAAGACGTCCCGATCGGCTATATTCCGTGCGGCACGACCAACGATCTGGCCAAATCGCTCGGCTTGCCCCTCTCGATTTTCAAAGCGGCCGGCAATCTTGTGACAGGCGATCTGTATTATGAAGATATCGGCGAATTCCAAAACCGCTATTTTACATATGTGGCGTCTTTCGGCGCTTTTACGAGAGTTTCATACGAGACCCCGCAAAAAGACAAAAACCTTTTCGGCCATGCCGCCTATCTGATGGGCGGTCTGCGCTCCGTCGGCGATATCAGGCCGTTTCGGGTCAAAGTCACCTGCGACGGCGAGACCGAGGAGGGCGAGTATATTTTCGGCGCGGTGACCAATTCGACCTCGGTCGGCGGGGTGATGCGGCTCTCCGATGACCAGGTCAATCTGCGCGACGGTAAATTTGAGGTGATGCTGGTCCGAAAGCCCGACACCATGCAGATCGGGCAATTGATTGACGAGGCGGTGAACCGGCACTATGACGGAAAGCTGATCTCCCTTCACCATGCGTCAAAAATCCGTTTTCAATCGGAAGTCCCGCTGGCTTTTACGCTCGACGGCGAAAACGGCGGGGAATATACCGACTGCAGGGCCGTTAACCTGCAGCATGCCGTTCGGCTCATTCTGCCTCGCTGA
- a CDS encoding ABC transporter ATP-binding protein — MDTIIEMRGITKEFPGIRANDKVTLQVKKGEIHALLGENGAGKSTLMSVLFGMYEPEEGEIFLRGQKARISGPKTANDLGIGMVHQHFKLVHNFTVLQNIILGDETTKFGFLKMEQACKKVVALSERYGLKVEPDALISDITVGMQQRVEILKMLYRENEILIFDEPTAVLTPQEITELMQIMRELIKEGKSILFITHKLEEIMAVADRCTVLRLGKCVGTVDVKDVTVEKLSEMMVGRKVDLVVHKDPKTPKNCVLQVEGLMMKTRGSTKEKLKDISFEVKAGEIVCIAGVDGNGQSELIYALTGLMVPDSGKILLKGEDITRRSIRYRNTHGISHIPEDRHKYGLVLDYTLAENLVLQQYFEPRFSTAGFLRKREINAYAKTLVEQFDIRTGAGISTKARSMSGGNQQKAIAGREIARNPELLLAVQPTRGLDVGAIEYMHRQIVRARDNDKAVLVVSFELSEVMNLADRILVMFDGQIVANVKPSEVTENELGLYMAGAKGGTRK; from the coding sequence ATGGATACTATTATCGAGATGCGCGGCATCACCAAGGAATTTCCCGGAATCAGAGCGAACGACAAGGTGACGCTGCAGGTCAAAAAGGGCGAAATCCATGCGTTGCTCGGAGAAAACGGCGCAGGGAAATCGACCTTGATGAGCGTGCTCTTCGGCATGTACGAACCCGAAGAGGGTGAGATTTTCCTGCGCGGGCAAAAAGCAAGGATCTCCGGGCCGAAAACGGCCAACGATCTCGGCATCGGAATGGTGCATCAGCATTTTAAACTCGTCCACAATTTTACCGTTTTACAAAATATCATCCTCGGCGACGAGACCACGAAATTCGGCTTTTTAAAAATGGAGCAGGCCTGTAAAAAAGTTGTCGCTTTATCGGAACGGTATGGGCTGAAAGTCGAACCCGACGCGCTGATTTCTGACATCACGGTCGGAATGCAGCAGCGCGTTGAAATTTTAAAAATGCTCTACCGCGAAAATGAAATATTGATCTTCGACGAGCCAACTGCGGTTTTGACTCCGCAGGAGATCACCGAGCTGATGCAGATCATGCGCGAATTGATCAAAGAGGGGAAATCGATCTTATTTATCACCCATAAACTCGAGGAGATCATGGCGGTCGCCGATCGCTGCACGGTGCTGCGGCTCGGCAAATGCGTCGGTACCGTAGACGTCAAAGACGTCACCGTCGAAAAGCTGTCTGAGATGATGGTTGGCCGCAAAGTGGATCTGGTCGTCCATAAAGACCCGAAAACGCCCAAAAACTGCGTACTTCAGGTCGAGGGACTGATGATGAAAACCCGCGGCAGCACGAAAGAAAAACTGAAAGACATCAGTTTTGAGGTCAAGGCGGGCGAGATCGTGTGCATCGCGGGCGTCGACGGAAACGGCCAGAGCGAATTGATTTATGCGCTGACCGGTCTGATGGTTCCCGACAGCGGCAAAATTTTATTAAAAGGCGAGGACATCACCCGCCGAAGCATCCGTTACCGCAACACCCACGGCATTTCGCATATTCCCGAGGACCGGCATAAATACGGGCTGGTGCTCGATTATACGCTGGCAGAAAACCTCGTACTCCAGCAATATTTTGAACCCCGTTTTTCGACTGCGGGATTTTTGAGAAAACGTGAGATCAACGCCTATGCCAAGACCCTTGTCGAACAATTCGACATCCGGACCGGCGCGGGCATTTCGACAAAAGCGCGCAGCATGTCCGGCGGAAACCAGCAAAAAGCCATCGCCGGGCGAGAGATCGCACGAAACCCCGAATTGCTGCTCGCCGTACAGCCCACGCGCGGCCTCGACGTCGGCGCCATCGAATATATGCACCGCCAGATCGTCCGGGCGCGTGACAACGACAAGGCCGTTTTGGTGGTCTCGTTTGAACTCTCGGAAGTCATGAACCTCGCCGACCGCATTTTGGTCATGTTCGACGGGCAGATCGTCGCAAACGTAAAACCCTCGGAGGTCACCGAAAACGAACTCGGCCTCTATATGGCCGGCGCGAAGGGAGGAACGAGAAAATGA
- a CDS encoding RidA family protein, protein MEKKIIACGSAPKALGPYCQAVETGGFVFCSGMIGINPETNTAPEGVEAQARQVMENIKGLLSAQGLTLDNIVKTTIFLKNMDDFGKVNEIYGSYFKKDPPARSCVEVSRLPKDLLIEIESIVKL, encoded by the coding sequence ATGGAGAAAAAAATTATCGCGTGCGGATCGGCGCCCAAGGCGCTCGGCCCCTATTGTCAGGCGGTCGAGACCGGCGGTTTTGTCTTTTGCTCCGGCATGATCGGCATCAACCCCGAGACCAACACCGCACCCGAAGGCGTTGAAGCCCAGGCCCGTCAGGTCATGGAGAACATCAAAGGCCTGCTCTCCGCTCAGGGATTGACACTCGACAATATTGTCAAGACTACCATCTTTTTAAAAAACATGGACGATTTCGGCAAAGTCAACGAGATCTACGGCTCTTATTTTAAAAAAGACCCTCCGGCACGCTCCTGCGTCGAGGTCTCACGGCTGCCGAAAGATCTTCTCATCGAAATCGAGAGCATCGTCAAGCTCTGA
- the udk gene encoding uridine kinase: MSQVLILGIAGGTGSGKTTITRHLCERFGGDIGVVYHDNYYKRHDELPYEQRAKLNYDHPDAFDTDLMIEHLQLLKSGKAIECPVYDFSIHNRTNRTVMIPPTRVILVEGILVFCEKALRDLMNIKIYVDTDADVRVLRRVMRDVKERGRSIESVVEQYLKTVKPMHEAFVEPSKRYADIIVPEGGYNSVALEMIINRIAKHLNG, from the coding sequence ATGTCCCAAGTTTTGATTCTCGGCATCGCCGGAGGTACCGGCAGCGGAAAAACCACCATTACGCGCCATCTGTGTGAACGGTTCGGCGGCGACATCGGAGTGGTCTATCACGACAATTATTACAAGCGGCACGATGAACTGCCGTATGAGCAGCGCGCAAAACTCAATTATGACCATCCCGACGCGTTTGACACCGATCTGATGATCGAACATTTGCAATTGCTCAAAAGCGGGAAAGCAATCGAATGTCCGGTCTATGATTTTTCGATTCACAACCGAACCAACCGCACAGTTATGATTCCGCCGACCCGCGTGATCCTTGTCGAGGGCATATTGGTCTTTTGCGAAAAGGCGCTGCGCGACCTGATGAACATCAAAATTTATGTCGACACCGATGCCGACGTAAGGGTGCTGCGCAGAGTGATGCGCGACGTCAAGGAGCGGGGTCGAAGCATTGAAAGCGTAGTTGAACAATATCTGAAGACGGTCAAGCCGATGCACGAGGCTTTTGTCGAACCGAGCAAACGTTATGCCGACATCATCGTCCCCGAGGGCGGCTACAACTCAGTCGCGCTCGAAATGATAATCAACCGGATTGCGAAACATTTGAACGGCTGA
- a CDS encoding 4'-phosphopantetheinyl transferase superfamily protein — protein sequence MLQAFYTNISNVDIEDQNNLRLCGEKLVGIHNKKAIRQSMGARLLLCKVLAEQYPQIPLPPVMTENQNGKPYLAQGGVYFNLSHSGDYAALVLCDEEAGIDIEKLEPPRIAVAKRFFSKPEYDWLSRHPMDFYELWVLKESYVKALGTGLTTPLSSFSIVVGDDISLAGDGRGAFAFCLFNQPEGYRLAVCKRGVREECSLVEINIDPEGRYIRP from the coding sequence ATGTTACAGGCATTCTACACAAATATTTCCAACGTGGATATAGAAGACCAAAACAACCTCCGGCTTTGCGGAGAAAAACTCGTCGGAATACACAATAAAAAAGCGATCCGACAGTCAATGGGCGCGCGGCTGCTGCTTTGCAAAGTGCTTGCGGAGCAATATCCGCAGATTCCTCTGCCGCCGGTAATGACCGAGAATCAAAACGGAAAACCGTATCTTGCGCAGGGCGGGGTCTATTTCAATCTCTCGCATTCGGGCGACTATGCGGCGCTGGTACTTTGCGACGAGGAGGCGGGCATCGACATCGAAAAGCTCGAACCGCCCAGAATCGCCGTCGCGAAGCGGTTTTTCTCGAAGCCGGAATATGACTGGCTTTCAAGGCATCCGATGGATTTTTACGAATTATGGGTGTTAAAAGAGAGCTATGTAAAAGCGCTCGGGACCGGGCTGACCACACCGTTGTCTTCATTTTCAATTGTTGTCGGGGATGATATTTCACTGGCGGGAGACGGCCGGGGCGCTTTTGCGTTCTGTTTGTTCAATCAGCCGGAGGGTTACCGGCTGGCGGTCTGCAAACGGGGCGTGAGAGAGGAATGCAGCCTCGTTGAAATCAATATTGATCCAGAGGGCCGGTATATTCGGCCGTAA
- a CDS encoding thymidine kinase: MAKLYFKYGAMGSSKSAQALITKFNYEERGMSVWLLKPAVDTRFGDDLVCSRVGLSAKAEVVPAYFDLVKAFLARKPGETSVIIIDEAQFLTSEQVDQLRLIVDDYDVPVLCFGLRTDFLTHMFPGSRRLMEIAESITEIKTVCACGAKAIVNARLDAAGNIVTSGEQVFLGGNESYVAMCHRCWRKKIKRQKETE; encoded by the coding sequence ATGGCAAAACTCTACTTCAAGTACGGTGCGATGGGAAGTTCGAAGTCCGCGCAGGCGCTGATCACAAAATTCAATTATGAGGAGCGCGGCATGTCGGTCTGGCTTTTAAAACCGGCGGTGGATACCCGTTTCGGCGACGATCTGGTGTGCTCGCGCGTGGGCCTTTCCGCCAAAGCCGAGGTCGTCCCGGCTTACTTTGACCTCGTCAAGGCCTTTCTCGCGAGAAAACCCGGCGAGACCTCGGTCATCATCATTGACGAGGCGCAGTTTTTGACGTCCGAGCAAGTCGATCAGCTTCGCCTGATTGTCGACGATTACGATGTGCCCGTGCTCTGCTTCGGGCTGCGCACCGACTTTTTAACCCATATGTTCCCCGGCAGCAGGCGGCTGATGGAGATCGCCGAATCGATTACCGAAATTAAAACTGTCTGCGCCTGCGGGGCCAAGGCCATCGTCAACGCGCGTCTGGACGCCGCCGGCAACATCGTCACCAGCGGCGAACAGGTGTTTTTAGGCGGCAACGAGAGCTATGTCGCGATGTGCCACCGCTGCTGGCGCAAAAAGATCAAGCGGCAGAAGGAAACAGAATAA
- a CDS encoding DUF4830 domain-containing protein, which produces MMVWSFKLNKKILAFALILIAAVIVVILIATGGGGKTSEETSSRNNAVTGQADLVKFIKQFGWEIEETPEETIAIYIPKNFDTVLERYNTIQKNQGYDLTKYRGEKATRYTFVITNYPGVTDKVVINVIVRNEEVIGGDVCCKALGGFMHGFSPERAEASTLAEVSLPAAAESETAEPTVVPDEVVGPSD; this is translated from the coding sequence ATGATGGTATGGTCATTTAAACTAAACAAGAAAATTCTCGCCTTTGCGCTGATTTTGATCGCGGCCGTCATCGTGGTGATTTTGATTGCGACCGGAGGCGGAGGCAAAACCTCCGAAGAGACCTCCTCGCGCAACAACGCCGTAACCGGTCAGGCGGATCTGGTCAAATTTATCAAACAGTTCGGCTGGGAGATCGAAGAGACGCCCGAAGAGACGATCGCTATCTACATCCCGAAAAATTTCGACACGGTGCTCGAGCGGTATAACACCATCCAGAAGAATCAGGGTTATGACCTGACGAAATACCGCGGTGAAAAGGCGACCCGCTACACCTTTGTCATCACCAACTATCCGGGCGTCACCGACAAAGTGGTCATCAATGTGATCGTACGCAACGAAGAGGTGATCGGCGGAGACGTCTGCTGCAAAGCTCTGGGCGGATTTATGCACGGTTTTTCGCCCGAACGCGCCGAAGCGTCAACGTTGGCCGAGGTCTCTCTGCCCGCTGCCGCCGAGAGTGAAACTGCCGAACCGACCGTTGTTCCCGACGAAGTCGTCGGACCCAGTGATTAA
- a CDS encoding ABC transporter permease translates to MRDQKGLIKVLAAPDISKASGAISSAAAIAVGLIFGFIIMLISDPQQAWAGFKMILTGGLSTPKDFGNVLYYATPIIMTGLSVAFAFRTSLFNIGASGQFIMGAYGAVLVGVKMTSLGQVQWFVALLTAMIFGAVWAILPGVLNAFFNVNVVISCIMLNYIGMYTVNMLVKATVFHQYTNRSLPVADTANIPKMGLDKIFPESNASGGIIVAIIAAIIIAIILNKTTFGYELKACGFNRDAAKYAGINEKKNIILAMIIAGALAGIGGGLLYLSGTGIYISVVDTLASQGFDGISVALLGMSNPIGALFAGIFIAYITVGGLQMQLVGFVSEIINIITAVIIYCAAFSLVIRNFIADRRTHKLNMKIENEPKSPPAGDSKGGGKV, encoded by the coding sequence ATGAGAGACCAAAAGGGACTCATCAAGGTGCTTGCTGCCCCCGATATCTCAAAGGCCTCCGGCGCGATCTCCTCGGCCGCTGCGATTGCGGTCGGCTTGATTTTCGGATTCATCATCATGCTCATCAGCGATCCGCAGCAGGCATGGGCCGGTTTTAAAATGATTCTGACGGGCGGTCTGTCGACCCCCAAAGATTTCGGCAACGTACTATATTACGCAACGCCGATTATCATGACCGGTCTCTCGGTGGCCTTTGCGTTCAGGACGAGCCTTTTCAACATCGGCGCTTCGGGTCAGTTTATCATGGGCGCTTACGGAGCGGTGCTGGTCGGTGTCAAAATGACTTCGCTCGGTCAGGTTCAATGGTTTGTCGCATTGCTCACCGCGATGATCTTCGGCGCGGTATGGGCGATTCTGCCGGGTGTTTTGAATGCGTTTTTCAACGTGAATGTGGTCATTTCCTGCATCATGCTCAACTATATCGGCATGTACACGGTCAATATGCTTGTCAAGGCGACGGTCTTCCATCAATACACCAACCGGTCGCTGCCGGTTGCGGATACCGCCAACATTCCGAAAATGGGGCTTGATAAGATCTTCCCCGAATCCAATGCCAGCGGCGGCATCATCGTGGCAATTATTGCGGCGATCATCATCGCGATCATCTTGAACAAGACCACATTCGGCTATGAACTCAAGGCCTGCGGCTTCAACCGGGACGCCGCGAAATATGCCGGAATCAACGAAAAAAAGAATATCATTCTGGCTATGATCATCGCGGGCGCGCTCGCCGGAATCGGCGGCGGCCTGCTGTATCTTTCGGGCACGGGTATTTACATCTCGGTCGTCGATACGTTGGCCTCGCAGGGGTTCGACGGCATCTCGGTCGCTTTGCTCGGCATGTCGAATCCCATCGGCGCGCTGTTCGCCGGTATCTTTATCGCGTACATCACCGTCGGCGGTCTCCAGATGCAGCTGGTCGGTTTTGTGTCGGAAATCATCAACATCATCACCGCGGTCATCATCTACTGTGCCGCTTTTTCGCTGGTGATCCGAAACTTCATTGCCGACCGCAGAACGCATAAGCTCAACATGAAAATTGAAAACGAACCAAAATCACCGCCCGCGGGCGATTCGAAAGGAGGCGGCAAAGTATGA
- a CDS encoding DUF4349 domain-containing protein produces MKKALLFLIVLVLLMGGCSATSREAPDDQLHAMGLNGQLNEMAPATDYDTKGGMVASVASAPAMVASAPSMTTASGSSVPPVQSSRKLIYNVAITMETLKYEETLPAIKARCAAANGYIEGASEVGVNLNSTGKRSAALTMRIPASNLDAFLNDVTLMGNVISNTKSTQDITGSYYDTEAHLKTLRVQEERYLALLEKADSMEDILTIENALSNVRYQIESLTGTLQRYDSQVEYSTVTISLREVGETTQPEPETFWQRIGNAFTVSVKAIWKFAKWCVVALVAILPFLVIIALIIVMIILLVHRRKVKRAKSKAANPPDVK; encoded by the coding sequence ATGAAAAAGGCATTGTTATTTCTGATTGTATTGGTGTTGCTGATGGGCGGCTGCTCGGCAACATCGAGGGAAGCTCCTGATGATCAATTACACGCAATGGGACTCAACGGCCAGTTAAACGAAATGGCTCCTGCCACCGATTATGATACGAAGGGCGGCATGGTGGCCTCGGTTGCAAGCGCTCCGGCAATGGTAGCATCGGCGCCGTCAATGACTACCGCAAGCGGCAGCAGCGTTCCTCCCGTTCAGTCGAGCCGGAAGCTGATTTATAACGTCGCAATCACCATGGAGACACTGAAGTATGAAGAAACGCTCCCGGCAATCAAAGCCCGCTGCGCGGCGGCAAACGGCTACATCGAAGGCGCTTCCGAAGTCGGCGTCAATCTCAATTCGACTGGGAAACGAAGTGCTGCGCTGACCATGCGCATCCCCGCTTCGAACCTTGACGCCTTTTTAAATGACGTCACCCTTATGGGCAACGTCATCTCCAACACGAAAAGCACGCAGGATATCACCGGCAGTTATTATGATACCGAGGCGCATCTGAAAACTCTGCGGGTTCAGGAGGAGCGCTATCTGGCGCTGCTCGAAAAAGCCGATAGCATGGAAGACATCCTTACGATTGAAAACGCGCTTTCGAATGTGCGCTATCAAATCGAGTCGCTGACCGGTACACTGCAGCGATATGACTCGCAGGTCGAATATTCCACTGTGACCATCAGCTTGCGGGAAGTCGGGGAGACGACTCAGCCCGAACCCGAGACCTTCTGGCAGCGCATCGGAAACGCGTTTACCGTCTCGGTAAAAGCAATTTGGAAATTTGCCAAATGGTGCGTTGTAGCGCTGGTGGCGATACTGCCGTTCCTCGTAATCATCGCTCTAATCATCGTAATGATCATATTGCTTGTGCATCGCAGAAAGGTGAAACGCGCCAAATCCAAGGCGGCCAATCCGCCCGACGTAAAATAA
- a CDS encoding BMP family ABC transporter substrate-binding protein, with product MKKALSVLLAVVMLVSLAAFVGCGSKTSSTASSVESTPSVESTTPSVESTASVASVESAASVASVASTASTASKTSTATSSKASSAASTTSTPKETFEIALVTDIGTIDDKSFNQGAWEGLVKYATEKKITHKYYQPKEKSNAAYLEAIDLAVKGGAKIIVTPGFLFEVPIYQAQTKYPSVKFILLDGQPHTEDYKTYKTESNVLCILYAEEQAGFFAGYAAVKDGFTELGFQGGMAVPAVIRYGYGFIQGAEQAAKEMNLAAGSIKIKYNYSGDFAATPENQTRAAGWYTAGTQVIFACGGAVGNSVMAAAAAQKDKWVVGVDVDQYNESPTVITSAMKMLGESVYQALTSAYGTSFEGGKTWTLDVTRKGVGLAMDHNKFLTFKAADYTACFNKVVDGTYKVNNKSDIKIADLGLKYVVVTEIAD from the coding sequence ATGAAAAAAGCGCTTTCTGTTTTGCTTGCCGTCGTAATGCTGGTATCACTGGCTGCATTCGTCGGCTGCGGCAGCAAGACATCCTCGACAGCGTCTTCCGTCGAGTCCACCCCGTCGGTTGAATCCACGACACCTTCGGTTGAATCCACCGCGTCGGTTGCGTCCGTCGAATCCGCCGCGTCGGTTGCGTCCGTCGCTTCGACTGCGTCGACCGCATCCAAGACATCCACGGCGACTTCGTCCAAGGCCTCTTCCGCGGCGTCCACGACTTCCACGCCGAAAGAGACTTTTGAAATTGCGTTGGTCACCGATATCGGCACCATCGACGACAAATCCTTCAACCAGGGCGCCTGGGAAGGCCTTGTCAAGTATGCGACCGAGAAGAAAATCACCCATAAATATTATCAGCCCAAAGAAAAGAGCAACGCTGCTTATCTCGAAGCCATTGATCTCGCCGTAAAAGGCGGAGCCAAAATCATCGTAACCCCGGGCTTCCTGTTCGAAGTTCCGATCTATCAGGCTCAGACCAAGTATCCGAGCGTCAAGTTCATCCTTTTGGACGGACAACCCCACACCGAGGATTATAAGACCTATAAGACCGAATCGAACGTCCTCTGCATCCTCTATGCAGAAGAGCAGGCCGGTTTCTTTGCCGGTTACGCGGCAGTCAAAGACGGCTTCACCGAGCTGGGCTTCCAGGGCGGTATGGCTGTTCCGGCCGTCATCCGTTACGGTTACGGCTTCATCCAGGGTGCTGAGCAGGCCGCAAAGGAAATGAACCTTGCTGCCGGTTCCATCAAGATCAAGTACAACTACTCCGGCGACTTCGCAGCCACCCCCGAGAACCAGACACGTGCAGCCGGTTGGTATACCGCCGGAACACAGGTCATCTTCGCCTGCGGCGGCGCAGTCGGCAACTCCGTCATGGCAGCTGCTGCGGCGCAGAAGGACAAGTGGGTCGTCGGCGTTGACGTTGACCAGTACAACGAGTCTCCCACAGTCATCACTTCCGCAATGAAGATGCTCGGCGAATCCGTCTATCAGGCGCTTACGTCCGCTTACGGCACCTCTTTCGAGGGCGGCAAGACCTGGACGCTCGACGTGACCCGCAAGGGCGTCGGCCTCGCGATGGATCACAACAAGTTCCTTACCTTCAAGGCGGCTGATTACACTGCCTGCTTCAACAAGGTCGTTGACGGTACTTACAAAGTCAATAACAAGTCCGATATCAAAATCGCGGACCTGGGCCTGAAGTATGTTGTTGTCACTGAGATCGCTGACTAA
- a CDS encoding CHAP domain-containing protein, with protein MRRFSQKTITLLAALLMTAGAFGCSSAKGESASSSPDQITLGSLSGYSTPAASAASSSSMISSAPSVVSAPSKASSASSVTPSGQPREISLGQFIEAFISIAEQQPQYPVKDGKTIYGELFGNPHAQWCTEFVMYCLKQAETQLGTSFIDTVYPWNDSAYATGLWFKRKNRYYDAHGSFIPARGDLIVFDSEYAGYPNHIGIVTGTATENGIAYITTIEGNIPEDEVKQIRRRKLAVTDPIIMGYCSTAVTAEYTGPLDQY; from the coding sequence ATGCGCCGGTTTTCACAAAAAACAATTACGCTGCTCGCCGCTCTGTTGATGACGGCGGGCGCGTTCGGCTGTTCGTCGGCAAAAGGAGAAAGTGCCTCTTCCTCTCCCGACCAGATCACGCTCGGTTCGCTCTCGGGCTATTCAACGCCCGCGGCGTCTGCCGCATCTTCATCATCGATGATTTCCTCTGCCCCTTCTGTCGTCTCCGCGCCTTCAAAAGCGTCTTCCGCCTCATCCGTCACTCCGTCTGGCCAACCCCGTGAGATCTCTCTGGGCCAATTCATTGAGGCCTTCATCAGCATCGCCGAGCAGCAGCCGCAATATCCGGTCAAAGACGGCAAAACCATCTACGGGGAACTATTCGGAAATCCGCATGCCCAGTGGTGTACCGAATTCGTGATGTACTGCCTAAAACAGGCGGAGACTCAACTCGGCACGAGTTTCATCGACACGGTCTATCCATGGAATGATTCGGCCTATGCGACCGGCCTCTGGTTCAAGCGTAAAAACCGCTATTATGACGCCCACGGCAGTTTTATTCCTGCGCGCGGCGACCTGATTGTTTTTGACAGCGAATACGCCGGTTATCCCAACCACATCGGCATCGTGACCGGCACCGCAACCGAGAATGGCATCGCCTATATCACCACCATCGAGGGCAATATCCCCGAGGATGAAGTAAAACAGATCCGCCGCCGCAAACTCGCTGTCACGGACCCGATCATCATGGGTTATTGCAGCACGGCGGTTACGGCCGAATATACCGGCCCTCTGGATCAATATTGA
- a CDS encoding ABC transporter permease, which yields MNTVYFLFQQTMFFMIPLMIVALGGMYSERSGVINIALEGIMIMGGFSGILFINSMQDKMSGQWLLLLALLISAIAGMIFSMLHAYASINMKADQTISGTALNLLAPAFTIYTARLIQPSGVQQINFTNTFWIEKVPVLGDIPVIGGLLFKNVYITTYIGFAILIIGAIVLYKTRFGLRLRSCGEHPQAADAVGISVYGIRYAGVMISGALAGMGGLIFIVPTSTNFDATVSGYGFLALAVLIFGQWNPWKIAGAALFFGFMKTISAAYSSIPFLMNLNITGYIYKMIPYIATLVVLIFSSRSSQAPRAEGIPYDKGAR from the coding sequence ATGAACACCGTCTATTTCCTGTTCCAGCAGACGATGTTTTTCATGATCCCGCTGATGATCGTCGCGCTCGGCGGTATGTATTCGGAGCGCAGCGGCGTCATCAACATCGCGCTGGAAGGCATCATGATCATGGGCGGATTTTCCGGAATTTTGTTCATCAATTCCATGCAGGACAAGATGTCGGGGCAGTGGCTTTTGCTGCTCGCGCTGCTCATTTCGGCGATCGCAGGCATGATCTTTTCAATGCTGCATGCCTATGCCTCGATCAATATGAAAGCCGACCAGACCATCAGCGGAACGGCGCTCAATCTGCTTGCACCCGCTTTTACCATCTACACCGCCCGGTTGATTCAACCCTCCGGCGTTCAGCAGATCAACTTCACCAATACCTTCTGGATAGAAAAAGTGCCGGTTCTCGGGGATATCCCGGTCATCGGCGGCCTGCTGTTCAAAAACGTCTATATCACGACATATATCGGTTTCGCAATTTTGATTATCGGCGCGATCGTGCTGTATAAAACCCGGTTCGGACTTCGGCTGCGTTCCTGCGGCGAACATCCCCAGGCGGCTGACGCGGTCGGCATCTCGGTCTACGGCATCCGGTATGCGGGCGTGATGATCTCGGGGGCATTGGCCGGGATGGGCGGTTTGATTTTCATCGTCCCGACCTCGACCAATTTCGACGCAACGGTCTCCGGTTACGGATTCCTCGCATTGGCAGTCCTGATCTTCGGTCAGTGGAATCCGTGGAAGATTGCGGGCGCTGCGCTGTTCTTCGGTTTTATGAAGACCATTTCGGCGGCCTATTCTTCGATCCCGTTTTTAATGAACCTCAACATCACCGGATATATCTATAAAATGATCCCGTATATCGCAACGCTGGTCGTGCTGATTTTCAGTTCCCGCAGCTCACAGGCCCCGAGAGCCGAGGGTATACCTTATGACAAAGGCGCAAGATAG